The Oxalobacteraceae bacterium OTU3CINTB1 genome includes a window with the following:
- a CDS encoding cytochrome bc complex cytochrome b subunit — protein sequence MAAFKETKLPANAPVAQKALGWVDDRFPLTKLWNDQWGKYYAPKNFNFWYIFGSLAMLVLVLQIVTGIFLTMHYKPDANLAFGSVEYIMREVPWGWLVRYMHSTGASAFFIIIYLHMTRGLLYGSYRKPRELIWLFGFAIFLCLMAEAFFGYLLPWGQMSYWGAQVIVNLFGAIPLIGPDLSLWIRGDYVVSDATLNRFFAFHVIAIPLVLLGLVAAHLIALHEVGSSNPDGIEVKENLGPDGHPVDSIPSHPYYTVHDLFGVSIFLLIFSTVVFFAPEMGGYFLEYNNFLPGDSLKTPLHIAPTWYFTAFYSVLRATTADFMWVLMFFVAAYVVFVWLKSQLPRLVKIAIAVIALVAIIGMLPQILDAKFWGVVFFGGSVVILAFMPWLDKSPVKSIRYRPTWHKYVYAVFFLSFLTLGYLGTLAPTDARTLVSQVCTLLYFSFFLFMPWWSAMGTFKKVPDRVVFHAH from the coding sequence ATGGCGGCTTTCAAAGAGACAAAACTGCCGGCGAACGCGCCGGTGGCACAAAAAGCACTAGGCTGGGTCGACGACCGCTTCCCCCTGACCAAGCTGTGGAACGACCAATGGGGCAAATACTACGCCCCGAAAAACTTCAACTTCTGGTATATCTTCGGCTCGCTGGCCATGCTGGTGCTGGTGCTGCAGATCGTCACCGGCATCTTCCTGACCATGCACTACAAGCCGGACGCCAACCTGGCCTTCGGCTCGGTCGAATACATCATGCGCGAAGTGCCGTGGGGCTGGCTGGTGCGCTACATGCACTCGACCGGCGCCTCCGCCTTCTTCATCATCATCTACCTGCACATGACGCGCGGCCTGCTGTACGGCTCGTACCGCAAGCCACGTGAACTGATCTGGCTGTTCGGCTTCGCCATCTTCCTGTGCCTGATGGCCGAGGCCTTCTTCGGCTACCTGCTGCCTTGGGGCCAGATGTCGTACTGGGGCGCCCAGGTGATCGTCAACCTGTTCGGCGCCATCCCGCTGATCGGACCGGACCTGTCGCTGTGGATCCGCGGCGACTACGTCGTCTCCGACGCCACCCTGAACCGCTTCTTCGCCTTCCACGTGATCGCCATTCCGCTGGTGCTGCTGGGCCTGGTGGCCGCGCACTTGATCGCGCTGCACGAAGTCGGCTCGAGCAACCCGGACGGCATCGAAGTCAAAGAGAACCTGGGCCCGGACGGCCACCCGGTCGACTCGATCCCGTCGCACCCTTACTACACGGTGCACGACCTGTTCGGCGTCTCGATCTTCCTGCTGATCTTCAGCACCGTCGTGTTCTTCGCGCCGGAAATGGGCGGCTACTTCCTCGAGTACAACAACTTCCTGCCGGGCGACTCGCTCAAGACCCCGCTGCACATCGCCCCGACCTGGTACTTCACCGCGTTCTACTCGGTGTTGCGCGCCACCACCGCCGACTTCATGTGGGTGCTGATGTTCTTCGTGGCCGCCTACGTGGTGTTCGTCTGGCTCAAGTCCCAGCTGCCGCGCCTGGTGAAAATCGCCATCGCCGTCATCGCGCTGGTCGCCATCATCGGCATGCTGCCGCAGATCCTCGACGCCAAGTTCTGGGGCGTGGTGTTCTTCGGCGGCTCGGTCGTGATCCTGGCCTTCATGCCGTGGCTGGACAAGTCGCCGGTCAAATCGATCCGCTACCGTCCGACCTGGCACAAGTATGTGTACGCCGTGTTCTTCCTGTCGTTCCTGACCCTGGGCTACCTCGGTACCCTGGCGCCGACCGACGCCCGCACCCTGGTGTCGCAAGTGTGCACCCTGCTGTACTTTAGCTTCTTCCTGTTCATGCCATGGTGGAGCGCGATGGGCACGTTCAAAAAAGTGCCCGACCGCGTCGTCTTCCACGCGCACTGA
- a CDS encoding Do family serine endopeptidase — protein MRRLWLLFAQTVTVVLALYFVYVAVAPQGAAPVRLQQMGSPERPAVMLEAGPGKAPASAVGSYRAAAGRAMPAVVNIITSKKPKHRKHPLLRDPFFKKFFGDRDGEGDDDEASLGSGVIVSAEGYILTNNHVVEAADEIEVVLADGRKAAAKVVGTDPETDLAVIKIALDKLPVIVLGQPEQSQVGDVVLAIGNPFGVGQTVTMGIISALGRNNLHINHFENFIQTDAAINFGNSGGALVDVTGNLLGINSAIYSQSGGSVGIGFAIPVSTAKTVMEAIIKSGHVVRGWIGVETQEITPEMASSFGLKRQSGAIIAGVVRHGPADKGGIKPGDILLTVDGKPVTDTNGMLNLIAQLIPGEKAKMTILRKSRETTVDVTVGKRPASAKIK, from the coding sequence ATGCGACGACTCTGGTTATTGTTTGCGCAAACGGTGACCGTCGTTTTGGCGCTGTACTTTGTCTATGTGGCCGTGGCGCCGCAGGGCGCCGCGCCGGTGCGCCTGCAGCAGATGGGCAGCCCGGAGCGGCCGGCCGTGATGCTGGAGGCCGGACCGGGCAAGGCGCCGGCGTCTGCCGTCGGCTCCTACCGGGCGGCCGCCGGGCGCGCGATGCCGGCCGTGGTCAACATCATCACCAGCAAAAAGCCCAAGCACCGCAAGCATCCGCTGCTGCGCGACCCCTTCTTTAAAAAATTCTTCGGCGACCGGGATGGCGAGGGCGACGACGACGAGGCCAGCCTCGGCTCGGGCGTCATCGTCTCGGCTGAAGGTTATATCCTGACCAACAACCACGTGGTCGAGGCCGCCGACGAGATCGAGGTCGTGCTGGCCGACGGCCGCAAGGCCGCCGCCAAGGTGGTCGGCACCGATCCGGAGACCGATCTGGCGGTCATCAAGATCGCGCTCGACAAGCTGCCGGTGATCGTGCTGGGGCAGCCCGAGCAGTCGCAGGTCGGGGATGTGGTGCTGGCCATCGGCAATCCGTTCGGCGTCGGCCAGACGGTGACGATGGGCATCATCTCCGCGCTGGGGCGCAACAACCTGCACATCAACCACTTCGAGAACTTCATCCAGACCGACGCCGCGATCAACTTCGGCAACTCGGGCGGGGCGCTGGTCGACGTCACCGGCAACCTGCTGGGCATCAACTCGGCGATCTATTCGCAAAGCGGCGGCTCGGTCGGCATCGGCTTCGCCATTCCGGTCTCGACCGCCAAGACGGTGATGGAGGCGATCATCAAGTCCGGCCACGTGGTGCGCGGCTGGATCGGCGTGGAAACGCAGGAAATCACGCCGGAGATGGCCAGCAGCTTCGGCCTCAAGCGCCAGAGCGGCGCCATCATCGCCGGCGTGGTGCGCCACGGTCCGGCCGACAAGGGCGGCATCAAGCCCGGCGACATCCTGTTGACGGTCGACGGCAAGCCGGTCACCGACACCAACGGCATGCTCAATCTCATCGCGCAACTGATTCCGGGCGAAAAAGCTAAAATGACGATCTTGCGCAAGAGTCGCGAAACGACGGTCGACGTCACCGTCGGCAAACGTCCGGCCAGCGCCAAAATAAAGTAA
- the mscL gene encoding large conductance mechanosensitive channel protein MscL has protein sequence MAMMQEFKEFAMKGNVVDLAVGVIIGGAFGKIVDSLVTDIIMPPISKLFGGLDFANYYIGLNGQAAGLSLAEAKKLGAVFAYGNFATILLNFIILAFVIFQMVRLMNRARSLREHPVVTPPPAPPAEDIVLLREIRDALKK, from the coding sequence ATGGCAATGATGCAAGAATTTAAAGAATTCGCGATGAAGGGCAATGTGGTCGACCTCGCCGTCGGGGTGATCATCGGCGGCGCGTTCGGCAAGATCGTCGATTCGCTGGTGACCGACATCATCATGCCGCCGATCAGCAAGCTGTTCGGTGGGCTGGACTTCGCCAACTATTACATCGGCCTGAACGGCCAAGCGGCCGGCCTGAGCCTGGCCGAAGCCAAGAAGCTGGGCGCCGTGTTCGCCTACGGTAACTTCGCCACGATCCTGCTCAACTTCATCATCCTGGCCTTCGTCATCTTCCAGATGGTGCGCTTGATGAACCGCGCGCGCAGCCTGCGCGAGCATCCGGTGGTGACGCCGCCGCCGGCGCCGCCCGCCGAGGACATCGTGTTGCTGCGCGAAATCCGCGACGCGCTGAAGAAATAA
- the petA gene encoding ubiquinol-cytochrome c reductase iron-sulfur subunit: MSNEKQVDSGRRGLLVATGAAGGVVGLATAGALVSTFQPSERAKAAGAPVEVDISALNPGEMTTVEWRGKPVWIIKRTPEMVASLKKTDGKVADAESKRNPEEFTPEYARNEWRSRKPDILVAVGICTHLGCSPSSKFAPGPQPSLPDDWEGGFLCPCHGSTFDMAGRVFKNKPAPDNLQVPRYMFLSDNKLVIGKDEKGEA, encoded by the coding sequence ATGAGTAACGAAAAGCAGGTCGATTCCGGCCGTCGCGGTTTGCTCGTCGCAACAGGCGCGGCGGGTGGTGTAGTGGGTCTGGCAACCGCGGGGGCGCTGGTGAGCACCTTCCAGCCGTCGGAACGGGCGAAAGCCGCCGGCGCGCCGGTCGAGGTGGACATCTCGGCGCTCAATCCCGGTGAAATGACAACGGTCGAATGGCGCGGCAAGCCGGTCTGGATCATCAAGCGCACGCCGGAAATGGTGGCGTCGCTGAAAAAGACCGACGGCAAGGTCGCCGACGCCGAGTCCAAACGCAATCCCGAAGAATTCACGCCCGAGTACGCCCGCAACGAATGGCGCTCGCGCAAGCCCGACATCCTCGTCGCCGTCGGCATCTGTACCCACCTCGGCTGTTCGCCCTCGTCCAAGTTCGCCCCCGGTCCGCAGCCATCGCTGCCGGACGACTGGGAGGGCGGCTTCCTGTGCCCATGCCACGGCTCGACCTTCGACATGGCCGGCCGCGTCTTTAAAAACAAGCCGGCGCCGGACAATCTGCAGGTTCCGCGCTACATGTTCTTGAGCGACAACAAGCTGGTCATTGGCAAAGACGAGAAAGGCGAGGCGTAA
- a CDS encoding cytochrome c1, producing MNFAKKLLAALALLPALAFANEGGVALDKAPDRSNNMAALQHGAKLFVNYCLNCHNASAMRYNRLKDLGLSEEQIKSNLLFTGEKVGEMMTTNMRPKDAKVWFGVVPPDLSVISRAKSSGAGTGGDYLYTYLRNFYKDDTRPTGWNNRVLENVAMPHVLWELQGIQKIKTVEVEDPHEHGKMVQQFAGFEQVKAGSMNKLEFDTAVADLVGYMEWMAEPAAQTRKKLGVAVVLFMSLFVLLAWRLNASFWKEVK from the coding sequence ATGAATTTTGCAAAGAAACTGCTCGCCGCGCTGGCCCTGCTGCCGGCCCTGGCGTTCGCCAACGAAGGCGGCGTCGCGCTCGACAAGGCGCCGGACCGGTCGAACAACATGGCCGCCTTGCAACATGGCGCCAAACTGTTCGTCAACTATTGCCTGAACTGCCACAACGCCTCGGCTATGCGCTACAACCGCCTCAAGGACCTGGGCCTGAGCGAAGAGCAGATCAAATCGAACCTGCTGTTCACCGGCGAAAAGGTCGGCGAGATGATGACCACCAATATGCGTCCGAAGGATGCCAAGGTCTGGTTCGGCGTGGTGCCGCCGGACCTGTCGGTCATTTCGCGGGCGAAATCGTCCGGCGCCGGCACCGGCGGCGACTATCTGTATACTTACCTGCGTAATTTCTACAAGGACGACACCCGTCCGACCGGCTGGAACAACCGGGTGCTGGAAAACGTGGCCATGCCGCACGTGCTGTGGGAGTTGCAGGGCATCCAGAAGATCAAGACGGTCGAGGTGGAAGATCCGCACGAGCACGGCAAGATGGTGCAGCAGTTCGCCGGCTTCGAGCAGGTCAAGGCCGGCAGCATGAACAAGTTAGAATTCGACACCGCCGTGGCCGACCTGGTCGGTTACATGGAGTGGATGGCGGAGCCTGCGGCGCAGACCCGCAAAAAATTGGGCGTGGCGGTGGTATTGTTCATGTCCCTGTTCGTCTTGCTGGCATGGCGCCTGAACGCGTCGTTCTGGAAAGAAGTTAAATAA